In the genome of Candidatus Poribacteria bacterium, the window GTTGGATACGCCGCAGCCGGTAACGAAACAGCCGTGTATCACCGCTGTAACGTCGCGTCGGATCGTCAAGCCGATTTGGAAGCGTGGAGACGAAATCTTTTAAGTACTTCGCCGTGTCTGCGACAAGGAGTGTGCCATCTGTCAATGCCGCTATCCGAAAGGGAGCGATAAATTGTCCAGCCGCATCGCCGTATTCACCGAAGGCACGTAAGAACTTCCCTTCGGCACCATACTTCAGTACCCGATGTCCTCTTTCATCAACGACATAGAGATTCCCGTGTTCATCTATTGTCATATCCACGGGATGTACGAGGCGGCCTGTCCCCGGTTGCGCAAGCGGATACTGAGCAACCGGTTCACCTTCTGAACTGAGTTTGTAAACCGTTCCACCATCGCAAATATAGAGATTTCCATTTGCATCTACCGTTAGAAGAAACGCCCGCTTTGTATCCCCTTGTGGGATAATGAGTGCATAATTACCGTCAGCATCTAAACCAGGTGAAGCGGCTTCAAGGGGTGCTATCCGCTGACTGAAGTCTTGGATCGGGTAACTCGCGACAAATCCGCCTTGTGCGTCAAATTTATGGATACAGGGCCCGTAATTAAAGATTTTGGGTCCCAATGTCGTTTGTAGATTGGGGTCTGAAATCTGAACGAACATCCAATCCATCACATAGATACTACTATCCGTGCCAACAGTAACAGCCGTCGGATTAATGAACCGAAATTCGCTCTCTGTCTCCATCTGGATGTCAAATAGAAAGTTCCCTATTTCATCGAACTTCTGGATTCGGAAGTTATCTGTATCAACGACATAAATGGCACCGTCAGGTCCAAACGCCATGAACAAAGTCTCTGCGAATTGTGCTTCATCTTCACCTTTGCCACCAAACGCAACAACAAATTCAAATTCTTGTGCGGCGTTTATGTGTATCGGAAGCAGCAACAATAGGCAAAGCATTAATTTTTTTATTTTAAACATGTGCTATTTTTATTCTTTTCTGTTCTTGATCTTTTATTCTTCTGAATGCAGCGTCTATTCCACAGTCAAATATTTAGCGTTTAGACACATTTATGTATTTTTGGGGATGTTATCTAAGACTCCGTTAATAAATTTTGGGGAATCTGGGGTACTGTAAACTTTCGCGATTTCAACCGCCTCATTAATTGAAGTCGCTGGATCAATATCGCTAAGGTAAAGAATCTCATAAGCCGCGCATCGCAGGATAGAGAGGTCTACGACAGGCATCCGATGGAGTTTCCAATTTTTAGAGGTGTTTTGAAGCAATTCATCAATTACATCGAGATGTGAAGTGGTACCCTCAACGAGTTCCACCACGAACGGACGGAGTTTGGCAGATGTATCGTGGTTCTGCCAAAACTGTTCCATGACAACCGGGACCGGCGCCTTGGTGAGTTGAATCTGATATAGCATTTGCATCGCGACGATGCGAGATTGCCGACGAAGAGACATTATAATTTCCGATGCTCCGATTTTCGAGTGTTCACGCGTGAAGTTTTATTCGATTAGATACGCTACCGTGTATTATACACGGTTTTAGGCGGCATGTCAAACAAAATACCAGAAGAGGCAGTCAGCAGTTCATGAACGGAAACCCGGCGGAGGGTACCTACTACTTTACGAATTCTGCTGTAAATATACAAAAAAGCGGATACAATGTCTGAAATACTTGACAATTCTATAAAAAAACTTTAGAATTCCGTATATTAGCCTTCAGGGAAAGGAAAAATTTGTGAATTCACACAAAAGAGATTACGGTACTGTTGCAGGCCCCCATCCTCGCACCGCGCAAGCCGGGTTCGAGATGCTCCTTGCTGGTGGAAACGCTGTTGATGCTGCTGTCGCCGCGGCATTTGCGGAAGGGGTCGTGGAACCCTCACATAACGGGATTGCAGGGTACGGCGGTTGTGTGCTTATCTATCGTAGCAAAACGCAGGATGTTATTGCAATAGATTACAATTCCGCTGCACCGGCTGCTGCCTCCGAAAACATGTTCACGATCGAAGAAGCACCGGATGCAGTTGCAGGGTACCGGGTCCCCGGACGGGTCAACGTTCACGGTCCGCTGTCAATTGGCGTGCCGGGGGTTGTCGCCGGCTTATGCTTGGCGTTAGAGGCGTTTGGAACGCTGCCACTCACCGATGTCCTCCGTCCTGCTATCAATTCTGCCCGCCACGGCTATGCTCCGAACAGTGCGAACCGCGGCGGGATAGCTGGAAATGCAGAACGGTGGAGACGCGAGTTTCCGGAAACTGCACGCGTTTTCCTGAAAAATGGTAGACCCCCGAAAAAAGGTGAAACGCTTACGAACCCAGAACTCGCGCGGACTTTGGAGGCAGTCGCGGAGGGAGGACATTCCGCGTTCTACGAGGGAACAATTGCCGAAACAATCGCAAACCACATCCAAAAATTAGGCGGATGCTTAACTGTGGACGACCTGAAGGATTACCGTCCTTTCATCACAACCCCCTATCAAATTCAGTACCGAGGCTACTCCGTCTATACTTCCCCACTCGGTGCGGGAGGACTGACGACCTTACAGATGCTCCGACTGGTAGAGGAATTCGACGTGGCGGAGATGTCTGTTACTGAGAGGTTCCACCTCTTCGCTGAAGCGATGAAGGTGTGCTGGCCCGAAAGACTCCGGCGATTTGGAGATCCCACTTTCGTTGACATAGACATTGAAACGGAACTTTCGGATAACTTCACTGCGACACTCAGTGAGAAGTTGAAAGCAGGGCTGGCATCGCCTCAACCTGGCGAGGTTGTCTACCATGAACCGATGAACTGCACAAGTCACATCTCAACTGCAGATGCGCAAGGAAACATGGTATCGCTAACACAAACGCACGGTGGCGGATTCGGCTCAATGGTTACAGTCCCTGGAACAGGTCTGCTTTTTGGACACGGTGTTGGTCGTTTCGATCCGAGACCGGGACTTGCGAACTCTGTCGGCCCCGGAAAACGTCCGCTTCATAACATGGGTCCGCTTCTCGTTACACGGGATGGCGCACCTTTTGCCACATACGGAATCCCGGGTGGCAGGACTATTCAGAATAACCAGCTTAATATCAGCATTAATCTTATGAACTTGCAAGTGTCAATGCAGCAGGCATTGGACGCGCCGCGCTTCCACAGTGATGGTGCCGAACCGATCCAAATCGAATCGCGCGCCGGTGAAAAGGTTATTATCGGGTTAAGGAAACTCGGGCATGAAATCACAGCAAGCGCGGGCATCGGGGGGCCGGGACACGGTGTCCGTCTATGGAACGACGGAACTCACCATGATGGCGGCACGGATCCACGCGGCGAAGGCAAAGTGATAGGCAAATAACAGGAGATCTGGCAATGGCTTTCCGTAACGATGCACTCGCTGGACAACACATCGTTATTTCCGGCGGGTGCGGAGCAATCGGGATTGGAATTATCCAAAAATTGATGGCACACGGTGCCAACCTAACGGTAAACGATATCCTGCCGGATCAACAGGCGATAGATCGGCTCAGCCAAACCGGAATCGACACAGCGCAACTTCACTACGTTAAGGCAGATTTGACAGATACTGACGAGACCAATATGTTAATAGATGCAGCGCGCGAGCGGTTCGGACCTATTCACGTCGCGCTCTGCCATATCGGTATGGTGATCCCAAAACCGTTGTTAGAATACAGAGCAGAAGAGTGGGATGAAACAATGGCAGTCAATGTACGGACAGCGTTTTTACTCGGAAGTGCCGCATCCCGTTCTATGCTTGAAGATAGGGTCAGAGGACACCTTATTTTTACGACATCTTGGGTTGCTGACGTGCCGTGGCCCGAGATAGGACCGTATAACGCAAGCAAAGCTGCAATGAAGCAGCTCATGCGTTCCTTCGCACGGGAATTGGCTGATAAAGGGATTCGCGCCAATGCAGTCGCACCCGGTATTGTCAGTGTAGGACTCGCAAAACAACAGTGGGACACGGATCCAATCTACCGTGCCCGTGCCCAAAAAGCAATTCCACTCGGCGTTATGCAACCGCTTGATTCGGTGGCAAACGCCTTCTTATTTTTATGTAGTTCCGCCGCAGATTATATGACAGGAACAGTGCTACTCGTAGACGGCGGATGTAGCCTGTATCCTATGGACGATGCTTAGCCCGCGCGGAGGAAGGGTGAAAACCCTACGTGCAGTCTAAACCGGTTTGCGTCTATTCTGAGACCAAAGCCGTAACTGAATTTTTTAGCAGCAGTGGTATCCATCGGAAGACCACAACAATGTTTTCTGATACGATTTTAATCTTATTTTGCGTAAAAAACGCAAAAAGCTGGAGAAATTATGTCACAATTTGTAAAAGCCGCGACAACCGATCAAATTCAGCCCGGTAGATGTATTGGTGTGAAAGTTGAAGGTGTTTTTATCGGTATCTACAACGTTAAGGGTGAATATTATGCGATGAACAATATCTGCCCACACCTCGGTGGCGTTTTGAGTTACGGCTTCTTAGACAATAATTGTGTTACGTGCCCACTCCACATGTGGGAATTTGATGTGACGACGGGTGAATGCGTCTGGCCAGGGGAGGAAAGCATACCCACCTATCCCGTTAAAGTGGAGGGCGACGATATTCTTGTGAATGTGGATACACCCCTCCAAGCGAGTTAGTACCTATTTCGCATGGCGATTTTGGTAGAAGGGCGCGGTTCCCCAATCGCGTCCCTCTCAGAGGAGAAAAAGATTATGGCATATCTGCTCACCGGTGGCATGGGCTGCATCGGTACTTACGTCATCCGCGACCTGTTAGCCGCCGGTGAAAAGGTAGTGGTTTACGATTTCGCTTACGACCTAACCATTCCAAAGATGGTACTCACGGACGAACAGATTGAAGGGTTCACCTTCGTGCAAGGTGACATCACTGACCTACCGCATGTCTTACGTACCGTCCAAGAACACGAAATTGATAGGGTTATCCATCTTGCTTCATGGCAGGTACCGGCGTGTAATGCGAACCCACCGCAGGCGTTAAAGGTCGTCTGTGAAGGCACAATCAATATCTTGGAAGCAGCGCGTATTTTCAATCTTAAACGCGTTGTCTGGGCAAGCAGCGTTGCAGTCTTCGGGGCACCAGAAGATTACAATCACCAACAGATTCTCAATGATGCGCCACACTATCCGAAGTTTATCTACGGTGCATGCAAATCCCTTAATGAAAAATACGCGACGCACTATTTCGATGCTTATGGTGTTGACTCGATCGGGCTTCGGTTTACGGCTGTCTACGGTGTTGGTCGGACGCGGGGGATGAGTTCGTTCACGACACAGATGATTGAAGCCGTCGCATTGGGTGAACCACATGTCTGTCCATTCGGTGACGATGCAGTGGATTGGCAGTACGTAGAGGACGTTTCCAGTTCAATTGTACTCGCGTGTACCTGTCCGACGACACAGACACGTGTCTTCAATGTAAAGGGTGGTATCCGACCCGTTAAAGAAGGTGTAGCATATCTTAAGACGTTGGTACCGGACGCACAGATTACGTTGGAACCGGGGGTATTCGGAATCTCGTGGGATTACGACGCAACAGCCATCGCCGATGAGATGGGATTCACGCCTGCCTACACGATGGAGCAAGGGATTCTGAAGACGTTCAACCGTTTTCGCGAGCGCGCCGGATTGGCGCAGGTAGCATTGTAAGGCGGAGCATACTTCGCCTATTAAACAATGATGCAATGCCCGCCGAAAACCTGGGACGCGCGCATCTTCAGCGCGACATTATCAAAAGATGTCCCGTAGAATCTGCATAATCCCCATTAAGATCAAGAGTCCTCCGAGGAACAGGGTGCATTTTCCAGCGAATTTCTCATGGCTGGAATCGGCAAGTCTCCGGGTGATGAAGTGCGCCCAGACGAGTAAACCACTCCCATTTAAAAGATATACGATTCCTTGTTCCCAATGTGCGATTTTGC includes:
- a CDS encoding SDR family NAD(P)-dependent oxidoreductase, with product MAFRNDALAGQHIVISGGCGAIGIGIIQKLMAHGANLTVNDILPDQQAIDRLSQTGIDTAQLHYVKADLTDTDETNMLIDAARERFGPIHVALCHIGMVIPKPLLEYRAEEWDETMAVNVRTAFLLGSAASRSMLEDRVRGHLIFTTSWVADVPWPEIGPYNASKAAMKQLMRSFARELADKGIRANAVAPGIVSVGLAKQQWDTDPIYRARAQKAIPLGVMQPLDSVANAFLFLCSSAADYMTGTVLLVDGGCSLYPMDDA
- a CDS encoding NAD(P)-dependent oxidoreductase; the protein is MAILVEGRGSPIASLSEEKKIMAYLLTGGMGCIGTYVIRDLLAAGEKVVVYDFAYDLTIPKMVLTDEQIEGFTFVQGDITDLPHVLRTVQEHEIDRVIHLASWQVPACNANPPQALKVVCEGTINILEAARIFNLKRVVWASSVAVFGAPEDYNHQQILNDAPHYPKFIYGACKSLNEKYATHYFDAYGVDSIGLRFTAVYGVGRTRGMSSFTTQMIEAVALGEPHVCPFGDDAVDWQYVEDVSSSIVLACTCPTTQTRVFNVKGGIRPVKEGVAYLKTLVPDAQITLEPGVFGISWDYDATAIADEMGFTPAYTMEQGILKTFNRFRERAGLAQVAL
- the ggt gene encoding gamma-glutamyltransferase yields the protein MNSHKRDYGTVAGPHPRTAQAGFEMLLAGGNAVDAAVAAAFAEGVVEPSHNGIAGYGGCVLIYRSKTQDVIAIDYNSAAPAAASENMFTIEEAPDAVAGYRVPGRVNVHGPLSIGVPGVVAGLCLALEAFGTLPLTDVLRPAINSARHGYAPNSANRGGIAGNAERWRREFPETARVFLKNGRPPKKGETLTNPELARTLEAVAEGGHSAFYEGTIAETIANHIQKLGGCLTVDDLKDYRPFITTPYQIQYRGYSVYTSPLGAGGLTTLQMLRLVEEFDVAEMSVTERFHLFAEAMKVCWPERLRRFGDPTFVDIDIETELSDNFTATLSEKLKAGLASPQPGEVVYHEPMNCTSHISTADAQGNMVSLTQTHGGGFGSMVTVPGTGLLFGHGVGRFDPRPGLANSVGPGKRPLHNMGPLLVTRDGAPFATYGIPGGRTIQNNQLNISINLMNLQVSMQQALDAPRFHSDGAEPIQIESRAGEKVIIGLRKLGHEITASAGIGGPGHGVRLWNDGTHHDGGTDPRGEGKVIGK
- a CDS encoding Rieske (2Fe-2S) protein; the encoded protein is MSQFVKAATTDQIQPGRCIGVKVEGVFIGIYNVKGEYYAMNNICPHLGGVLSYGFLDNNCVTCPLHMWEFDVTTGECVWPGEESIPTYPVKVEGDDILVNVDTPLQAS
- the nusB gene encoding transcription antitermination factor NusB; this translates as MSLRRQSRIVAMQMLYQIQLTKAPVPVVMEQFWQNHDTSAKLRPFVVELVEGTTSHLDVIDELLQNTSKNWKLHRMPVVDLSILRCAAYEILYLSDIDPATSINEAVEIAKVYSTPDSPKFINGVLDNIPKNT
- a CDS encoding NHL repeat-containing protein; this encodes MFKIKKLMLCLLLLLPIHINAAQEFEFVVAFGGKGEDEAQFAETLFMAFGPDGAIYVVDTDNFRIQKFDEIGNFLFDIQMETESEFRFINPTAVTVGTDSSIYVMDWMFVQISDPNLQTTLGPKIFNYGPCIHKFDAQGGFVASYPIQDFSQRIAPLEAASPGLDADGNYALIIPQGDTKRAFLLTVDANGNLYICDGGTVYKLSSEGEPVAQYPLAQPGTGRLVHPVDMTIDEHGNLYVVDERGHRVLKYGAEGKFLRAFGEYGDAAGQFIAPFRIAALTDGTLLVADTAKYLKDFVSTLPNRLDDPTRRYSGDTRLFRYRLRRIQRFTTDGEYTQKLLIRFRREVETDVALQLKGIDGSGNLYYLNPAELLFRKYAPTTSLFSSMFQTELKLRYTRDLHDIEIDNQDDLDADLYTKSDFDEQIVQDTAYANLIFSYDLNESFRLALSNRLTYVRMTDTSYYRARDFVDFRGSFNQDDRATENSWDDRIQIDFTWIRDHSLYNYREARAFAYFSIIRLDFVNDALNPANYRFFDFNANLSDWGAGVHYDLSRTFRLNFEITHFFGKNRYTYIDETNVLYATGFQEADFIRVALFINGIF